A part of Candidatus Electrothrix aestuarii genomic DNA contains:
- the groL gene encoding chaperonin GroEL (60 kDa chaperone family; promotes refolding of misfolded polypeptides especially under stressful conditions; forms two stacked rings of heptamers to form a barrel-shaped 14mer; ends can be capped by GroES; misfolded proteins enter the barrel where they are refolded when GroES binds) yields the protein MSKELYYSGKAREAMLAGVNCLADAVKVTLGPKGRNVLIEKSFGAPVITKDGVTVAKEIEIKDKFKNMGAQMVKEVASKTSDVAGDGTTTATVLAQAIYREGAKMVAAGSNPMEIKRGIDASVATVVAELSTISQPTKEQSEIAQVGTISANNDTTIGSIIAEAMDKVGKEGVITVEEAKSMETSLDVVEGMQFDRGYLSPYFVTDPDRMEVNMEDPLILINEKKISNMKDLLPILEAVAKMGKPLFIIAEDVDGEALATLVVNKLRGTLNIAAVKAPGFGDRRKAMLEDIAILTGGQVITEDLGIKLENITVNDLGTAKRIVVDKDNTTVIDGAGDKDKLAARVKQIRTQAEDSTSDYDREKLQERLAKLIGGVAVINVGAATEIEMKEKKARVEDALNATRAAVEEGVVPGGGVAFLRCIKALESLKLVGEQDLGRQIIMRALEEPVRQIAANAGMEGSVVVEKVKGMEGANGFNAALEEYGDLIAAGVIDPTKVSRTALQNAASVSGMLLTTECMIADEPDKDDAGAGAAMGGMPGGMGGMGGMGGMGGMM from the coding sequence TGACTGTTGCCAAAGAGATTGAGATCAAAGATAAGTTTAAAAACATGGGCGCTCAGATGGTCAAAGAGGTTGCTTCCAAGACCTCTGATGTTGCTGGCGACGGAACCACCACCGCAACTGTTCTGGCCCAGGCCATCTACCGCGAAGGTGCCAAGATGGTTGCTGCTGGCTCCAATCCTATGGAGATCAAACGCGGTATCGATGCTTCTGTTGCAACGGTTGTTGCCGAGCTGTCCACGATTTCTCAACCCACCAAAGAGCAGAGCGAGATTGCTCAGGTTGGTACCATTTCCGCCAACAACGACACCACCATCGGCAGCATCATTGCTGAGGCAATGGATAAAGTAGGCAAGGAAGGGGTTATCACCGTGGAAGAGGCAAAGTCCATGGAGACCTCTCTGGACGTTGTTGAAGGTATGCAGTTTGATCGCGGCTATCTTTCTCCGTATTTTGTGACCGATCCTGATCGTATGGAAGTCAACATGGAAGATCCGCTGATCCTGATCAACGAGAAAAAGATCTCCAATATGAAGGACCTGCTGCCTATCCTTGAGGCTGTTGCTAAAATGGGTAAGCCGCTGTTCATCATTGCTGAAGATGTTGATGGCGAAGCACTGGCAACCTTGGTTGTCAATAAGCTGCGCGGTACCCTGAACATCGCTGCTGTAAAGGCTCCGGGCTTTGGTGATCGTCGTAAGGCTATGCTGGAAGATATCGCTATCCTCACCGGTGGTCAGGTTATCACCGAGGATCTGGGGATCAAGCTGGAGAACATTACTGTTAATGATCTCGGAACAGCTAAGCGTATTGTTGTTGATAAAGACAACACCACTGTTATCGACGGTGCTGGTGACAAGGATAAGCTGGCTGCCCGCGTTAAACAAATCCGCACCCAAGCCGAGGATTCCACCTCTGACTATGATCGTGAGAAGCTCCAGGAGCGTCTGGCAAAATTGATCGGCGGTGTTGCTGTCATCAATGTCGGTGCCGCCACCGAGATTGAAATGAAAGAGAAAAAAGCCCGTGTTGAGGATGCGCTCAATGCTACTCGCGCTGCTGTGGAAGAGGGTGTTGTTCCTGGCGGCGGCGTGGCCTTCCTGCGTTGCATCAAGGCTCTGGAGTCCCTGAAGCTGGTCGGAGAGCAGGATCTTGGTCGTCAGATCATTATGCGTGCCCTGGAAGAGCCGGTTCGTCAGATTGCAGCCAACGCCGGTATGGAAGGCTCTGTGGTTGTCGAGAAAGTCAAGGGGATGGAAGGTGCTAACGGTTTCAATGCTGCCCTTGAAGAGTATGGTGACCTCATTGCGGCCGGTGTTATTGACCCGACCAAGGTTTCTCGTACAGCGTTGCAGAACGCAGCTTCTGTATCCGGTATGCTGCTGACCACCGAGTGCATGATCGCTGATGAGCCTGATAAGGATGACGCTGGTGCAGGCGCTGCTATGGGCGGTATGCCTGGTGGCATGGGCGGCATGGGTGGAATGGGTGGAATGGGCGGAATGATGTAA
- a CDS encoding rhomboid family intramembrane serine protease, translating into MKFDAAKIPVYLVCTIWAIYLLDLILPIRLNAYGIVPRTTGGLLGIPLTNFLHANLKHLISNTVPLFVLSLLLTLFYRKIFFDVIIIIIGCGGSLVWLFARSANHIGASMLIYGLAAFLISYGLLKRELVPVIISVLVALIYGLGMLGGMLPFHGFISWEGHLFGAVGGVVAARILRKR; encoded by the coding sequence ATGAAATTCGACGCAGCAAAAATCCCTGTCTACCTTGTCTGTACGATCTGGGCAATCTATCTCCTGGACCTGATCCTTCCAATCCGACTCAATGCCTATGGGATCGTCCCCCGTACAACTGGAGGCCTGCTCGGCATCCCACTTACCAACTTTCTCCACGCTAATCTCAAGCACCTTATCAGCAACACGGTTCCTCTCTTTGTCCTGAGCTTGCTCCTCACCCTGTTTTACCGGAAAATCTTCTTCGACGTCATTATTATTATCATCGGCTGCGGAGGAAGCCTGGTCTGGCTCTTTGCCCGCTCAGCCAATCATATCGGGGCCAGTATGCTGATTTACGGCCTGGCAGCCTTTCTGATCAGCTACGGCCTGCTGAAACGGGAGCTTGTCCCGGTTATTATTTCTGTCCTTGTAGCGCTGATCTATGGCTTAGGAATGCTCGGCGGCATGCTTCCTTTTCATGGATTCATTTCATGGGAGGGGCATCTCTTCGGAGCTGTGGGTGGGGTTGTTGCGGCGCGAATTTTGAGGAAGAGGTAG
- a CDS encoding ARMT1-like domain-containing protein produces MRTTLDCIVCFMRQARSTGLLATEDLVLQRQLLDGAGRYMEQVDTELSPPENAVGLYALFGEILGEDDPFARVKEEGNSFALSILDKVEQRVLATEDPLRAAVRVAIGGNIIDYGALHSFDVAKTIQECFDREFVWDDYPTLLEALQGKPKVLYLCDNCGEIVFDSLLIKQLKSLGCQVTAVVRDQPIINDATLADARACGLDEICTVISNGTRCPGTPLESCSAEFQEQFKEADLIISKGMGNFETLSEVSAPIFFLFTVKCSQVALHLSERQGFAPGFLKGDGEMVLLRQKEDIFDNTIL; encoded by the coding sequence ATGCGAACCACCCTTGATTGCATAGTCTGTTTTATGCGCCAGGCCAGATCCACCGGCCTGCTTGCCACAGAAGATCTTGTGCTGCAACGGCAACTCCTGGACGGAGCAGGCCGATACATGGAGCAAGTGGACACGGAACTCTCTCCTCCTGAGAATGCGGTGGGTCTTTATGCCCTTTTTGGGGAAATTCTGGGGGAGGATGATCCCTTTGCCAGGGTAAAAGAGGAGGGGAATAGTTTTGCCCTGAGCATCCTGGATAAGGTTGAGCAACGAGTTCTGGCGACAGAGGATCCTTTGCGGGCAGCAGTGCGGGTCGCTATCGGCGGCAACATCATTGATTATGGAGCCCTGCATAGTTTTGATGTGGCAAAGACCATCCAGGAATGTTTTGATCGCGAATTTGTTTGGGATGATTATCCCACCTTGCTTGAGGCCCTGCAAGGCAAGCCCAAGGTGCTCTATCTGTGCGATAATTGCGGGGAGATTGTTTTCGATAGCCTGCTGATCAAGCAGCTGAAGAGCTTAGGCTGTCAGGTAACAGCGGTGGTCCGGGATCAGCCTATCATCAATGATGCAACCTTGGCGGATGCCCGTGCCTGTGGGCTGGATGAGATTTGTACCGTCATCAGTAATGGAACCCGTTGCCCTGGTACGCCGCTGGAATCCTGTAGCGCGGAGTTTCAAGAGCAGTTCAAGGAAGCGGACCTGATTATCAGCAAGGGCATGGGGAATTTCGAGACCCTGTCCGAGGTGTCGGCTCCGATCTTTTTCCTCTTTACTGTGAAATGCAGTCAAGTGGCCCTTCATCTCAGTGAGCGGCAGGGCTTTGCGCCGGGTTTTCTCAAAGGGGATGGTGAGATGGTGCTGTTGCGGCAGAAGGAGGATATATTTGACAATACGATTTTATAA
- a CDS encoding Rpn family recombination-promoting nuclease/putative transposase: MDRYINLFTDYGFKKVFGEEPNKDLLIAFLNELLGERDRVQDLTYLNSERMGKTARERSAVFDLYCTNEQGEKFIVEIQRVKQKFFKDRSVYYSSFAIQEQAAKGKDWKYELKSVYTIGILDFCFEDSNEEKFHHQVKLMEEETKEVFYDKLTFIYLEVPKFKKDIHELTSDYERWLYAFKNLHRLKNHPEELKAGIFKRLIEIAEIARYNEAEQRDYQESLKDYWDLKSAIDTYYEEGKAEGLQEKTREIVINGLQQGVAITMLAALTGLSEEEIVKIQEEGKK; encoded by the coding sequence ATGGATCGCTACATAAATTTATTTACCGATTACGGCTTCAAAAAGGTATTCGGTGAAGAACCAAACAAAGATCTCCTCATTGCCTTTCTCAACGAGCTCCTTGGAGAAAGAGACAGGGTCCAGGACCTGACCTATCTGAACAGCGAACGCATGGGAAAAACAGCCCGGGAACGAAGCGCTGTCTTTGACCTCTACTGCACCAACGAGCAAGGGGAAAAATTCATCGTTGAAATCCAAAGGGTAAAACAAAAGTTTTTCAAAGATCGAAGTGTCTATTATTCTTCCTTCGCTATACAGGAACAGGCCGCCAAGGGTAAGGACTGGAAATACGAGCTTAAGAGCGTCTACACTATTGGTATTTTAGATTTCTGTTTTGAAGATTCCAATGAAGAAAAATTTCATCATCAGGTAAAATTGATGGAAGAGGAGACCAAAGAGGTCTTCTATGACAAGCTGACATTCATCTACTTGGAAGTCCCTAAGTTCAAAAAAGATATTCATGAGCTCACCTCAGATTATGAACGCTGGCTCTATGCCTTTAAAAACCTCCACCGGTTGAAAAACCACCCAGAAGAACTGAAGGCAGGCATTTTCAAACGCCTGATTGAAATCGCCGAAATCGCTCGCTATAACGAAGCAGAGCAACGGGATTACCAGGAAAGTCTAAAAGATTACTGGGACCTGAAAAGTGCAATAGATACCTATTACGAGGAAGGGAAAGCCGAAGGGCTACAGGAAAAAACACGGGAAATAGTCATCAACGGTCTGCAACAGGGCGTTGCCATCACAATGCTCGCCGCTTTAACAGGATTATCAGAGGAGGAGATCGTGAAAATACAGGAGGAAGGTAAGAAGTAA
- the phoU gene encoding phosphate signaling complex protein PhoU has protein sequence MPDKKMINRTLHREIDLLKKMFIDLGALVEDRLRKACIVLETSDDDLAEEIIRTDNEIDHMEVQIEEECLKVLALHQPVASDLRLIVAIIKINNELERVGDMAVGIARRVQIINKKGGTSFAVDYMPMAVKVLGMIKMSLDALVTENADFARRIFHDDEEVDALRNKAYKAVVKELDSDTGHAAALLNMYLLSRHLERIGDRACNIAEEVIYLVEGDIVRNE, from the coding sequence GTGCCTGATAAAAAAATGATCAACCGAACGCTGCATCGGGAAATTGATTTGCTCAAGAAGATGTTTATCGATCTGGGAGCATTGGTGGAAGATCGCCTGCGCAAGGCCTGTATTGTCCTTGAAACCAGTGACGATGACTTGGCGGAAGAAATTATCCGCACTGATAACGAGATTGATCATATGGAGGTGCAGATAGAGGAGGAGTGCCTCAAGGTGCTGGCTCTGCATCAGCCTGTGGCCAGTGATCTGCGCCTGATTGTCGCCATTATTAAAATTAATAATGAGCTGGAGCGGGTCGGCGATATGGCAGTCGGTATTGCCCGGCGGGTTCAGATCATCAATAAAAAAGGCGGAACCTCCTTTGCCGTCGATTACATGCCGATGGCGGTTAAGGTCCTGGGTATGATCAAGATGAGCCTGGATGCCTTAGTGACCGAAAACGCAGATTTCGCCCGCAGGATATTTCATGACGATGAAGAAGTGGATGCCCTGCGAAATAAGGCCTATAAGGCCGTGGTTAAGGAACTTGATTCTGATACCGGCCATGCTGCTGCTCTTCTGAACATGTACCTACTTTCACGCCATCTGGAACGTATCGGCGACCGGGCCTGCAACATTGCAGAAGAGGTCATTTATCTTGTTGAAGGGGATATCGTCAGGAACGAATAG
- a CDS encoding ATP-binding protein: MKNILTASENRRIAKAMLDYSMLADGDKVLVAVSGGIDSLVLAWVLHTWRRKAPIDYEVQPVYVDMRPAGTPETGAGERAGLIRDRLTALGLSCQIVPGELPALPDTQQEKDGVDTPADTAGICFQCARNRRRLLFEHAREQGFATIALGHHRDDIVETFFINLTCSGNISTMRPKQVLFSGRLSLIRPLAYLVKEEIRAIGKRLGLEPVASDCPLSEQTRRQDIRGLLEHIYEYIPGSQEHIFAALGNVRQDYLLLQESPKAEQ, encoded by the coding sequence ATGAAGAACATCCTGACAGCCAGCGAAAATCGGCGCATTGCCAAGGCCATGCTGGATTATTCCATGCTGGCCGATGGGGATAAGGTGCTGGTTGCGGTTTCCGGTGGTATTGACTCCTTGGTTCTGGCATGGGTGCTGCACACTTGGCGGAGGAAGGCCCCTATTGATTATGAGGTCCAGCCTGTGTATGTGGACATGCGGCCAGCAGGTACGCCGGAAACTGGGGCAGGAGAGCGGGCTGGCCTTATCCGTGACCGACTTACGGCCTTGGGGCTTTCATGTCAGATCGTACCTGGAGAACTGCCTGCTCTCCCAGATACGCAGCAGGAAAAGGATGGTGTTGATACCCCTGCTGATACTGCTGGTATCTGTTTTCAATGCGCCCGCAACCGCCGTCGCCTTCTCTTTGAGCATGCCCGTGAGCAGGGCTTTGCGACAATTGCTCTGGGGCATCATCGGGATGACATCGTGGAGACCTTTTTCATTAACCTCACCTGTAGCGGCAATATCAGCACCATGCGGCCCAAACAGGTGCTCTTTTCTGGTCGCCTTTCCCTTATCCGGCCGCTGGCCTATTTGGTGAAAGAAGAGATCCGGGCCATTGGCAAGCGGCTTGGCTTGGAACCGGTGGCCTCTGATTGCCCCCTCTCCGAGCAGACCCGTCGGCAAGATATCCGAGGACTGCTGGAACATATTTATGAGTATATTCCCGGCAGCCAGGAGCATATCTTTGCCGCGTTGGGGAATGTTCGTCAGGATTACCTCCTTCTTCAAGAATCCCCCAAAGCGGAACAGTAA
- a CDS encoding ATP-binding protein encodes MTRRRPLFWQIFPVSLLIILSTVLAVSWFATTTFKQFYYDQMAEDIEARALLLEQKVLDLIMESTDALQDFCRQAGRRAHTRITVVAPDGVVLADSNEDPQLMERHGMRPEITWAYSGRTGSSLRFSKTLHQDMLYVAIPLRLNSASKPGALRLSVPATALNTVLATIRTRIILASLLIILLATIFSRQLALRISRPLEEIKHGAEQLSSGAKTRLVNIHEHGLSLEMSGLITSLNRMAEQLMERVLLTRRQHNELEAVFSSMTEAVLAVDAEECVIRMNRAAGSLFRIDPKISKDKSVQGVLRNPELMEMIRGTLSSNNSTDSEIELFDGQKRTILEVRVVPLQDSAQQPIGALMVMNDVTRINRLENVRRDFVANVSHELKTPITVIKGYVETLLDGGLDAHADGNKFLQIVLRQAGRLDAIIDDLLSLSRIENKTKNKETALDLTLDALTPTLQAALQTCELKAEEKQVGLELHCPADLKAIHNPALLEEAVINLLSNAITYSPAGSSVVVRATSYQESAKKKWVKIAVEDKGCGIQREHLDRIFERFYRCDKARSRENGGTGLGLSIVKHIAQTHGGSVEVESQFGKGSTFTLKLPG; translated from the coding sequence ATGACACGGCGACGCCCCCTTTTTTGGCAGATCTTTCCGGTCAGCCTGCTGATCATTCTCAGTACAGTCCTGGCGGTCAGCTGGTTTGCAACCACGACCTTTAAACAATTCTATTATGATCAGATGGCCGAGGACATTGAAGCCCGGGCCTTATTGCTGGAGCAAAAAGTCCTGGACCTGATCATGGAGTCAACTGATGCGCTTCAGGATTTCTGTCGTCAGGCCGGACGACGTGCCCATACCCGCATCACCGTGGTTGCCCCGGATGGGGTGGTGCTGGCGGATTCTAACGAAGATCCCCAGCTCATGGAACGGCACGGAATGAGGCCTGAGATCACCTGGGCCTATAGCGGACGCACCGGTTCCTCCCTGCGCTTTTCCAAAACTCTGCACCAGGACATGCTCTATGTAGCCATTCCTCTTCGGCTCAACTCAGCCAGTAAACCGGGTGCATTGCGGCTCTCTGTTCCGGCCACAGCCCTGAATACGGTGCTGGCAACCATCCGCACCCGTATCATTCTCGCTTCCCTCCTGATTATCCTGCTGGCCACCATCTTTTCCCGCCAACTGGCCCTGCGTATCAGCCGTCCTCTGGAAGAAATAAAGCACGGAGCAGAACAGCTCTCTTCCGGCGCCAAGACCCGGCTCGTTAATATTCATGAACATGGCCTCTCACTGGAAATGAGCGGCCTTATAACCTCTCTGAACAGAATGGCGGAGCAGCTTATGGAAAGGGTTCTCCTGACCCGTCGCCAGCATAACGAGCTGGAGGCTGTGTTTTCCTCCATGACCGAGGCCGTGCTTGCGGTGGATGCTGAAGAGTGCGTGATCCGAATGAACCGTGCTGCTGGCAGTCTTTTTCGCATTGATCCCAAAATCAGCAAAGACAAATCTGTGCAGGGCGTGCTACGCAATCCGGAACTGATGGAGATGATCCGTGGCACCCTAAGCAGCAACAACTCCACAGACTCTGAGATAGAACTCTTTGACGGCCAAAAGCGAACAATTCTCGAAGTTCGAGTCGTTCCTTTGCAGGATAGCGCTCAACAACCCATCGGTGCCCTGATGGTGATGAATGACGTCACCCGAATCAATCGCCTGGAAAATGTCCGCCGGGATTTTGTCGCCAATGTCTCCCATGAGCTGAAAACCCCGATAACCGTGATCAAGGGCTATGTGGAGACCCTGCTGGATGGTGGGCTGGATGCCCATGCAGACGGCAATAAGTTTCTTCAGATCGTCCTGCGGCAGGCCGGACGCCTGGATGCCATTATTGATGATCTGCTGAGTCTTTCCCGCATTGAGAATAAGACCAAGAACAAAGAGACTGCTCTGGATCTGACCCTGGATGCACTGACTCCGACCCTGCAAGCGGCCTTACAGACCTGCGAACTCAAGGCTGAGGAAAAACAGGTCGGCCTGGAGCTCCATTGCCCTGCGGATCTCAAGGCTATCCACAACCCGGCCCTGCTGGAAGAAGCGGTGATCAACCTCCTCAGCAATGCGATTACCTATAGCCCGGCAGGCTCTTCAGTGGTTGTTCGGGCTACATCGTATCAGGAGAGTGCCAAGAAGAAATGGGTGAAGATCGCTGTTGAGGATAAGGGATGCGGCATTCAGCGGGAACATCTGGACCGAATCTTTGAGCGCTTTTATCGCTGCGATAAAGCACGGAGCCGGGAAAATGGAGGAACGGGCTTGGGACTGTCTATCGTCAAGCATATCGCCCAAACCCACGGCGGTAGCGTTGAGGTGGAAAGTCAGTTCGGCAAAGGCTCGACCTTTACTCTGAAGCTGCCGGGTTGA
- a CDS encoding response regulator transcription factor has product MSKANILVVEDDMDIQQLVSYHLIRAGYNVSCADSGEQGLQILEKEKFSAVILDLMLPGKNGLEVCSTIRENKQNQHIPVIMLTALGEEDDIVAGLDGGADDYVTKPFSPKVLMARVEAVLRRDTKNRKADAEDEEVVAIHDLRITPQRHEVLVADKPVQLTTTEFTILLLLARRPGWVFSRQQIIDQVRGYDYSVTPRAVDVQIFGLRKKLGKTGKNIETVRGIGYRLKE; this is encoded by the coding sequence GTGAGTAAGGCAAACATCTTAGTAGTAGAGGATGACATGGATATCCAGCAGCTGGTCAGTTATCACCTGATCAGGGCTGGCTATAATGTCAGTTGTGCAGACAGTGGCGAGCAGGGGCTTCAGATCCTGGAAAAGGAGAAATTTTCCGCCGTGATCCTGGACCTGATGCTGCCCGGAAAAAACGGCTTGGAAGTCTGCTCAACCATCAGAGAGAACAAACAAAACCAGCATATTCCCGTTATTATGCTAACGGCTCTGGGAGAAGAAGACGATATCGTGGCTGGTCTGGATGGCGGTGCTGATGATTACGTCACTAAACCCTTCAGTCCCAAGGTCCTTATGGCCAGGGTCGAAGCGGTCTTGCGAAGAGACACGAAGAATAGGAAAGCTGATGCTGAAGACGAAGAGGTTGTCGCGATCCATGATCTTCGCATCACACCGCAGCGGCATGAGGTCCTTGTTGCCGATAAACCTGTCCAACTGACCACGACCGAATTCACTATCCTGCTCCTGCTTGCCCGCAGACCAGGTTGGGTCTTCAGCAGACAACAGATTATTGATCAGGTCCGGGGCTATGATTATTCCGTCACCCCCAGAGCAGTTGATGTCCAGATTTTCGGTCTGCGCAAGAAGCTGGGAAAAACCGGAAAAAATATTGAAACCGTCCGAGGCATCGGGTATCGGCTGAAGGAGTAG
- a CDS encoding type II toxin-antitoxin system RelE/ParE family toxin, which produces MNVGYSKKFLKQLAVLPSGVRAKIESFVFDELPRLDSFAESGKVEKMSGYKSFYKVRFGSYRVGLHKQQEKVVVKLVMHRREIYRYFP; this is translated from the coding sequence GTGAACGTCGGATATAGCAAGAAATTTCTGAAACAGTTGGCTGTGTTGCCTTCCGGGGTCAGAGCAAAAATAGAGAGCTTTGTCTTTGATGAATTGCCTCGACTCGATTCGTTCGCGGAAAGCGGAAAAGTCGAGAAGATGTCAGGGTATAAAAGTTTTTATAAAGTCCGGTTCGGTTCATATCGGGTTGGATTGCATAAACAACAGGAGAAGGTGGTGGTGAAATTGGTCATGCACCGACGTGAGATTTACAGATATTTTCCATAG
- the hisB gene encoding imidazoleglycerol-phosphate dehydratase HisB — protein MTEPTTTISPRESTIERETLETQIALQLNIDGSGKADISTGVGFLDHMLTLFTVHGFFDLSVQAKGDTYVDDHHTVEDIGICLGQAFAQALGNKAGIHRYAHAYVPMDETLARVCLDFSNRPFLHYDVAIRDQKVGNFDTALVLEFLRAVAQYAGITLHVDLLHGENAHHIIEAVFKALGRAMGEGASLRQGLVGTLSSKGSL, from the coding sequence ATGACTGAACCCACGACGACCATTTCCCCGCGTGAAAGCACCATAGAACGGGAAACCCTGGAAACCCAGATTGCTCTCCAGCTGAATATAGACGGCTCTGGAAAGGCTGATATCAGCACCGGTGTTGGCTTTCTCGACCATATGCTGACCCTTTTTACTGTGCATGGTTTTTTTGACCTCTCTGTGCAGGCAAAAGGGGATACCTACGTGGATGATCACCATACTGTGGAGGATATCGGCATCTGTCTTGGTCAGGCCTTTGCCCAGGCCCTGGGAAATAAGGCTGGTATTCATCGCTATGCCCACGCCTATGTGCCGATGGATGAAACTCTGGCCCGGGTCTGCCTTGATTTTTCTAACCGTCCCTTTCTCCATTACGACGTAGCCATCCGGGATCAAAAGGTAGGGAACTTTGATACGGCCCTTGTCCTGGAGTTCCTGCGGGCTGTGGCCCAGTATGCGGGGATAACCCTGCATGTGGATCTTCTGCATGGAGAAAATGCCCATCATATTATTGAGGCGGTGTTTAAGGCCCTGGGGCGGGCTATGGGAGAGGGTGCATCGCTCCGGCAGGGCTTGGTCGGTACCCTTTCCTCTAAGGGATCGTTGTAG